The DNA region GGTGATAGTTTAATGACTAGTTTGATATATGTGCTTTAATCTAATTGATCGGTTCCATACTGAGTCTTTATTGCTCGAAAGATGGTCAGAGATTCCAAATGTCTGAATATTCATTTGGAGCCACATCAAGACATAATTCTTTAGGTGACATTTTTAAGCTTTGGTGCTGCGATCACAAGTCTGCACCGATTGATGTGCGTGGTCAAGGCTGCCGTGTGTGAGCACCTCTAGCAATGTTAATCACATTTAACCCCAgctaattacttttacttacttctttctttctcgtcTCACATACAGTAGAGCTCCGTTAGAAGAAAAGGATAGATTCTTAAATTTGGATGAATATTATTTCTAAGGGAGGATGTTCTTTGTTATagcttttcttcacatatccctgCTTGTTAGGAAGCTGGGGGACGGAAAGCAGGGTCAGATATGATACAGCTTCCCCGGAGCAGAGAGGTTTAAGTGACTTGCTCAAGCACCCGGCTCTACAGCGTCTCCCGAGATTTAACCAATGAGCCACCCCGAATGTGTATCATGCCAAGCTGGGACTATTTGCAGGGCAAGGGTTCTTGATAGGGTTTGGCACCTGCCATTTAAGGAGGTACCGTTTTGTTCTTTCTTGAGAACCGGCCCATATTTTTACGTAAAGTGTCATTTTAAAGCAGATGTGGGGGTGACCAAGTAAAAAACAAATTGTCTTGAAAATAAGTTTCAagtggtgttaaaaaaaaaagatataaaaaacacCCAGGTCTTGTTCCACTCATCAGCTGTCAACCCTGATGTGGTTGTCTTCTGTTGTACTGTAGCACACCTTCCTAAAGATACCAAAATGTATCAAAAACCATTAAAGTACCCAAATTGTGCTGAGAAATCATTCCCGACATCATTACACCAACCAGCCTGAACTGTTGACACAAGGCATGGATCCATGGCATGGGTCCATGAATCTGTGTTGatgccaaattctgaccctaccatcTGCATGCCGTGGCAGAAATAGAGATTTAACAAACCAGtcaatgttttttaaatcttttgctgtccagttttggtgaCTTCTCaagattcctgttcttgactAATGCAAGAATAACCTGATGAGATTCTTTTCTACCCACCACGAGTGTAACAAGTGGCTACTTTTAGAGTATATAGCTGTTGTCCATAAAAATCCCAGCAGGTCATCACCGTGTAACACACTAATGGGCAAAGCCATTGGAATGACTTTATTTCCCCATAATGATGTTTGAATTGAACATTATCTCAGCTACCGTATACTTACAATATGGCCTAGAGCCCAGACAAGAACGTATACTTCTTatagaaagaaataagaatGCATTCGTTTTATCCTGCACTAAATCAAAGCAAACCAAACATGCAGGTATCTGGAGCTGGAGAGCAACGGGCAGCGCAGTGAAATCCGGCTGCACTACTGGATGGCAGAAGCGCAGAACCGCACAGAGGTTTTCCCCTACAACCTGGCAGATGCTCGCTGGCATAGACTGGCCCTGACACTCAGCACTACTCAGCTGGTGCTTTATGTGGACTGCAGCAGGTCTGTAAGATGGTGGCATTATTTTTATATGGCTCGCTCACTTTGTCTATCAAGCTTACtttgaaacaaataataaatgttttttttccggTAGAATTTATGAAAGGATTGTAGCCACACCGTCTATGGACATTCCTGCAGGTACAACTGTGTGGCTTGGGCAAAGAAATAACGTTCATGGATTTTTTAAGGTAAGACTCCAGCTCTGTGTGATTTAGATTTTTGCCGTGTCCTATTTTCACAGAAAGATCTGTGATTAAAGGggaggtctccgttgtttgagaaatgctacagaaaactgagtcgggacgacaaacaaaacaaaaatcaaaacaaacgtgtagccaatgagcagaaaggggcggggcttgtcaatatgcggcggagagagtgttcagtgcgcatgtgtgacattagcagaaagaggttttaacattgac from Tachysurus fulvidraco isolate hzauxx_2018 unplaced genomic scaffold, HZAU_PFXX_2.0 HiC_scaffold_160_np12, whole genome shotgun sequence includes:
- the LOC125140637 gene encoding protein NEL-like; the encoded protein is TGTRRSVRASARVAERILQKIRGRVELTLLLTLKQDKFNSGVLLSIHHGEQRYLELESNGQRSEIRLHYWMAEAQNRTEVFPYNLADARWHRLALTLSTTQLVLYVDCSRIYERIVATPSMDIPAGTTVWLGQRNNVHGFFKGVMQEVELVLMPQGYISQCPDLNRSEC